One Cellulosimicrobium protaetiae genomic region harbors:
- a CDS encoding FtsB family cell division protein, whose protein sequence is MPSSRRPPRPGAPARPGTGPARGSTGSKPAPRSGSTASGASRPAASKPTSPKGASGARPTAGKSSTTGRTTGAKAAASSSARRPASRATRSAPTRRAAGPAPEDRRRSRYGFLLPEVVTVRTLVLSVVVLLAVVLLLPTLRAYVNQTGELRELRGDLAQAQEQHDELESELDRWDDQAYVEREARDRLNFVMPGERPWRVLDPETVVDDIDPQTGRTITDGPVQGYEDGTPWYEAIWASVQVAGEQPAPSGSGADTGGGAGTGGDGAGEEAPPTGDEPANDGSAPPSGENG, encoded by the coding sequence ATGCCGTCCTCGCGCCGCCCTCCGCGCCCGGGTGCGCCCGCGCGCCCCGGGACCGGGCCCGCGCGCGGGTCGACCGGGTCGAAGCCTGCGCCCCGGTCCGGCTCGACGGCTTCCGGGGCGTCCCGTCCCGCGGCGTCGAAGCCCACCTCGCCGAAGGGCGCGTCGGGCGCACGGCCGACGGCCGGCAAGAGCTCCACGACGGGCCGGACGACGGGCGCGAAGGCCGCCGCGTCGTCGAGCGCCCGCCGGCCCGCCTCGCGGGCCACGCGGTCGGCACCCACGCGCCGGGCCGCGGGGCCCGCACCGGAGGACCGGCGCCGGAGCCGGTACGGGTTCCTGCTGCCCGAGGTGGTGACCGTCCGGACCCTCGTGCTGTCCGTCGTCGTGCTCCTCGCCGTCGTGCTCCTGCTGCCCACCCTGCGCGCCTACGTCAACCAGACGGGCGAGCTGCGCGAGCTGCGCGGCGACCTCGCGCAGGCGCAGGAGCAGCACGACGAGCTCGAGTCGGAGCTCGACCGCTGGGACGACCAGGCGTACGTCGAGCGGGAGGCGCGGGACCGGCTCAACTTCGTCATGCCGGGGGAGCGTCCGTGGCGCGTGCTGGACCCCGAGACGGTCGTCGACGACATCGACCCGCAGACCGGGCGGACGATCACCGACGGCCCGGTGCAGGGCTACGAGGACGGCACGCCCTGGTACGAGGCGATCTGGGCGTCGGTGCAGGTCGCGGGCGAGCAGCCGGCGCCGTCCGGCAGCGGGGCGGACACCGGTGGAGGCGCCGGGACGGGTGGCGACGGGGCCGGCGAGGAGGCACCGCCGACGGGCGACGAGCCGGCCAACGACGGCTCGGCGCCGCCGAGCGGGGAGAATGGGTGA
- the eno gene encoding phosphopyruvate hydratase produces MASIEAVGAREILDSRGNPTVEVEVVLDDGTFARAGVPSGASTGAFEAVERRDGDKSRYLGKGVEGAVNSVIDDIAPELIGFEAEDQRLIDAALIDLDGTPNKGKLGANAILGVSLAVAKAAAKSAGLDLYRYVGGPNAHVLPVPMMNILNGGSHADSNVDIQEFMVAPIGASSFREALRTGAEVYHSLKSVLKGKGLATGLGDEGGFAPNLPSNRDALDLILVAIEQAGFVPGKDVGLALDVAATEFFKDGAYQFEGKATSSEDIIAYYEQLVRDYPLVSIEDPLSEDEWGAWSQLVAEVGDKVQIVGDDLFVTNPERLAKGIELKAANSLLVKLNQIGTLTETLDAVELAQRNGFTAMVSHRSGETEDTTIADLSVATNAGQIKTGAPARGERINKYNQLLRIEEALDDAARYAGRGAFPRWSVQG; encoded by the coding sequence GTGGCCAGCATCGAAGCCGTTGGAGCGCGCGAGATCCTCGACTCCCGCGGAAACCCGACCGTCGAGGTCGAGGTCGTCCTGGACGACGGGACGTTCGCCCGCGCCGGAGTGCCGTCGGGCGCGTCGACCGGTGCGTTCGAGGCCGTCGAGCGCCGTGACGGCGACAAGTCCCGCTACCTGGGCAAGGGCGTCGAGGGCGCGGTCAACTCCGTGATCGACGACATCGCCCCGGAGCTCATCGGCTTCGAGGCCGAGGACCAGCGCCTCATCGACGCCGCCCTGATCGACCTCGACGGCACCCCGAACAAGGGCAAGCTCGGCGCGAACGCGATCCTCGGCGTCTCGCTCGCCGTCGCGAAGGCCGCCGCGAAGAGCGCGGGCCTCGACCTGTACCGCTACGTGGGCGGCCCGAACGCGCACGTCCTGCCCGTGCCGATGATGAACATCCTCAACGGCGGGTCGCACGCGGACTCGAACGTCGACATCCAGGAGTTCATGGTCGCCCCGATCGGCGCGTCCTCGTTCCGTGAGGCGCTGCGCACGGGCGCCGAGGTCTACCACTCCCTCAAGTCCGTGCTCAAGGGCAAGGGCCTCGCGACCGGCCTCGGCGACGAGGGCGGCTTCGCCCCGAACCTGCCGAGCAACCGCGACGCGCTCGACCTCATCCTCGTCGCGATCGAGCAGGCCGGGTTCGTCCCGGGCAAGGACGTGGGTCTGGCGCTCGACGTCGCCGCGACCGAGTTCTTCAAGGACGGCGCCTACCAGTTCGAGGGCAAGGCGACGAGCTCGGAGGACATCATCGCGTACTACGAGCAGCTCGTGCGCGACTACCCGCTGGTCTCCATCGAGGACCCGCTGTCCGAGGACGAGTGGGGCGCCTGGTCGCAGCTCGTCGCCGAGGTCGGCGACAAGGTGCAGATCGTCGGCGACGACCTGTTCGTCACCAACCCGGAGCGCCTCGCCAAGGGCATCGAGCTCAAGGCCGCGAACTCGCTCCTGGTGAAGCTCAACCAGATCGGCACGCTCACCGAGACGCTCGACGCCGTCGAGCTGGCGCAGCGCAACGGCTTCACCGCGATGGTGTCGCACCGCTCGGGCGAGACCGAGGACACGACGATCGCCGACCTGTCCGTCGCGACCAACGCCGGCCAGATCAAGACGGGTGCCCCCGCCCGCGGCGAGCGCATCAACAAGTACAACCAGCTCCTGCGCATCGAGGAGGCGCTGGACGACGCCGCGCGCTACGCCGGTCGCGGCGCGTTCCCGCGCTGGTCGGTGCAGGGCTGA